Below is a genomic region from Planctomycetota bacterium.
GAGCGCTCTGGGCGGCGCTGGCGGCCTTCGCGCGGCCCGAGCCGGGGGCGGGCCAGGCGCTGCTTCTGGCGGCGCACCTTTGGGCCTGCGGAGCGGCGCTGGGCACGTCGCTCGTGGCGATGAGCACGGGGCACTGGTATCTCGCCAACGCGCGGCTGTCGTTCGACATCCTGGTGCGCCTGTGCGCGATGTTCCTCGGGGCGCTCGGCGCGCGCGCGGCGGTGACGGCGGCGTACCTGGTGGGCCGGTGGACCTCCTACCGGGCGCTCGAGGGGTTCGACCAGCTCGTCTTGGGCGTCCGCGTGGGGGCGGGGATACTTCTGGCGGGAGTGCTCGGGCTCATGGCGCTTTCGTGCGCGCGGCGGCGGTCCAACCAGTCGGCCACGGGGATTCTCTATGTCGCGGTCGTGTTCGTCCTGATCGGAGAAACGATTTCCATGTACTTGACGCTCGGGAAGGGGCGGCCGATCTAATGGAAGTCGTTGCGTACTGCCCCCGGTGCCTGGCGGCCGCGCGGTTCGATTCCGCGTCGGCCCCGGCGGAGGTGGCCTGCCCGCGGTGCGGGGAGCGCCGCGCGGTGCGGATCACCCGGGACGTCGCGGAGCGCAACGTGGTGGACCGCTGCGTCCTGTGCGGCTGCGGGCATCTGTACGTCGAGAAGGATTTCAACGGATATCTCGGCTTCGGGATCGTGGCCGCGGCGGTGATCGGGTCCGCGGTGGCCTGGGCTTATCACGTAGGGGTGGCGATCGGGATCCTCGGGGCGGCCGCGCTGGCGGATTTCGTGGTATGGCGCCGGGCGCGGGATCGGACGGTCTGTTATCGGTGCGTAGCGACCTATCGGGGGGCGGCGCCGAATCCGGCGCACGGTCCGTACGACCTGGGGGTGGCCGGGCGGTTTGCGGACGATTACGATGAGCAGCGCGCGCGCCATCAAGGATAAGGCCCGCGAGCTGGGCTTCGAGAAGGCGGGGATCGCCCGGGTGGGGACGGCTCCGCACGCGGAGTTCCTGCGCGAATGGCTGGGGCGCGGATTCCACGGCGGGATGGAGTACATGGCGCGCGATCCCGAGCGCCGGGCCGATCCGGCGCGCCTGCTGCCCGGGGCGCGGTCCGTCATCTGCGTGGCCAAGAATTACTTCGTCGCGGAGCCCGCCTGCCGCGATCCGCGGGCGGGGCGCGTTTCCCGCTACGCCTGGGGCGAGGACTACCACGAGGTGCTGCACGCAAAGCTCCGGGAGCTGGCGCGCTTCGTGGAGGGCCTGGGGGGGAGGGCCAAGGCGTGCGTGGACACGGCGGCGATTCTCGAAAAGCCCTGGGCGCAGGCGGCGGGGCTCGGCTGGGAGGGGAAGCATTCGAACCTCATCGCGCGAGACCTCGGATCGTGGTTCTTCCTGGGGGAGGTGGTGACGGATCTCGAGCTGGAGCCCGATCCGCCGCACCGGAAGGACTACTGCGGGACGTGCACGCGGTGCATCGATCTCTGTCCCACACGGGCGATCGTGGCCCCGTACGTGGTGGACGCGCGCCGCTGCATTTCCTACCTGACGATCGAGCATCGGGGGCCGATCCCGCGGGAGCTGCGACCGTTGCTCGGGAATCTCATCTTCGGGTGCGACATTTGCCAGGACGTCTGCCCGTGGAACAAGTTTGCGCGGCCGGCTCCGGAGAAGGAGTTTCTGCCGCGGGAGGGGCTGCGGGCGCCGGCGCTCACGGAACTCCTCGGGATGACGCGGGAGGAGTTCGCGCGCCGGTTCCGGCGGAGCCCCGTCAAGCGGGCGCGCTACGCGGGCTTCCTCCGGAACGTGGCGGTGGCGCTGGGGAATTCCGGGGACCGGGAGGCGGTGCCGGCCCTGGAGCGGGCGCTCGCGCACGAGGAGCCGCTCGTGCGCGCGCATGCGGCCTGGGCGCTCGGGCGGCTGGGGGCGCGCGAGGCGCTTCAAAGGCGCCGGCCGGCGGAGAGCGACCCAGCGGTTCTGGAGGAGATCGGCGCGGCGCTGGGGGAGCTTTCGCCGGCGGGTTCCTAGCTCCCTTCGGCCGCGCGGCGCGGGCGGCGCTTGCCGCCGTGGGACAGCGGTCCGATCTCGGTGATGAGCCCGATGCTGATGAACCGGACCTCGCCGCGGCGGTCCATGCTCACGATCGTCGTGCGGCCCACCATGAACCGTTCGACCTCCGTGAAGCGATAGCGGCGGCCGTCTACGAGGCGCACCTCGAAGGGCACGAAGGGGCGCCGCGAGGCGAACTTGTCGATGTCCGCTTTGCGCATCACAGCACTATATCTCCTAGACTTTGTTACGGACAAAGCAAATGGCGTGCCGCATCGCAAACTCTCCGGGGGGCTTGGTGGGAAGGTGCCTCTCGGACTCTGTCGTGTAACGCGTCATGTTACGAAGTGTGATATCGGGAAGTGTGAAGGTACCGTGGGGGACGCAGTCCCCCGCGGCGCAAGCCCGAGACGCTCAGGCTATCCGCCAGCTTTCGAAGGGATAAGCCAAAAGGTATACCTGGGAGAATCCATATGAAGGGAGTAGAGTGGTCATCGGCGTGTGGCGGTACCTTCC
It encodes:
- the queG gene encoding tRNA epoxyqueuosine(34) reductase QueG translates to MSSARAIKDKARELGFEKAGIARVGTAPHAEFLREWLGRGFHGGMEYMARDPERRADPARLLPGARSVICVAKNYFVAEPACRDPRAGRVSRYAWGEDYHEVLHAKLRELARFVEGLGGRAKACVDTAAILEKPWAQAAGLGWEGKHSNLIARDLGSWFFLGEVVTDLELEPDPPHRKDYCGTCTRCIDLCPTRAIVAPYVVDARRCISYLTIEHRGPIPRELRPLLGNLIFGCDICQDVCPWNKFARPAPEKEFLPREGLRAPALTELLGMTREEFARRFRRSPVKRARYAGFLRNVAVALGNSGDREAVPALERALAHEEPLVRAHAAWALGRLGAREALQRRRPAESDPAVLEEIGAALGELSPAGS